A DNA window from Chryseobacterium sp. MEBOG06 contains the following coding sequences:
- a CDS encoding polysaccharide biosynthesis protein, with amino-acid sequence MYNSLRKKIFGGDNVVNLSDVRYLPRWIILVIDIIILVISLFLTTYIIEKITKQEFIYHDDKSIVFVFIIVVNVAFMYIFKTYAGIIRHSTFIDLFKLLISCFSTMVAVGTINMLYFWTTGGKFILTPYLILYFIISFMGLFLFRLYVKEFFHVVREYRRSALKKRILVLGIDEQSIAIARAILDNPSLPYQVVGFLTQRTDSKRASLLGKPIYEKKKIEENTKEDLIIDGVLIVKEMMAKDEVNSWVNLFLEKDLNVFKAPSVQKLRDSDVGGSIRSLQIEDLLNRKPIKIQNEKVRSRHFDKAVLVTGGAGSIGSEIVRQVALFKPSLIVVLDQAETPLYDIELEMREKFPHIVFKFVLGDVSNQHRMEPLFQTYNFSMVYHAAAYKHVPLVEENPHEAIFVNILGSKIIARLSSKYKVNRFVMVSTDKAVNPTNVMGASKRAAELFVQSLQNVEGNVTKFITTRFGNVLGSNGSVIPHFKKQIEAGGPVTITHPDIVRYFMTIPEACELVLQAGTMGEGGEIFVFDMGEPVKILDLARRMIKLSGFEPNIDIKIIYTGLRPGEKLYEELLSDDAKTLPTHNEKIMISKDPSMGFEEIDMLTKRITKASLRRDKVEVVRILKTIVPEFKSNNSIFEALDK; translated from the coding sequence ATGTATAATTCTCTTAGGAAAAAAATATTTGGAGGGGATAATGTTGTCAATCTCTCAGACGTAAGATATCTTCCTAGATGGATAATACTTGTAATAGATATTATTATTCTGGTAATATCTCTATTTCTTACCACTTATATTATCGAAAAAATTACAAAACAGGAATTTATCTATCATGATGATAAAAGCATAGTATTTGTCTTTATCATTGTAGTGAATGTTGCCTTTATGTATATTTTTAAAACTTATGCAGGGATCATTCGGCATTCTACATTCATAGATCTGTTTAAGCTTCTTATCTCTTGTTTCAGCACAATGGTGGCTGTTGGAACTATAAATATGCTTTATTTCTGGACTACCGGAGGTAAATTTATCCTTACACCTTATTTGATTTTATATTTTATAATCTCGTTTATGGGGCTTTTTCTTTTCAGGCTTTATGTGAAAGAGTTTTTTCATGTAGTAAGAGAATACAGGAGAAGTGCACTGAAAAAAAGGATACTGGTTCTAGGTATTGATGAACAGTCAATTGCTATTGCAAGAGCCATTCTTGATAATCCAAGCTTACCTTATCAGGTTGTTGGTTTTTTAACCCAAAGAACAGATTCAAAAAGGGCTTCTTTACTTGGAAAGCCTATTTACGAAAAGAAAAAAATTGAAGAAAACACAAAAGAAGACCTTATTATTGATGGTGTTCTTATTGTCAAAGAAATGATGGCTAAAGATGAAGTTAACTCTTGGGTGAATTTATTTTTAGAAAAAGATCTAAATGTCTTCAAAGCACCTTCTGTACAGAAATTAAGAGATAGTGATGTAGGAGGGTCTATCAGAAGTCTTCAGATCGAAGATTTACTGAACAGAAAGCCCATTAAAATTCAAAATGAGAAAGTAAGAAGCAGGCATTTCGATAAAGCAGTACTCGTAACCGGAGGAGCTGGATCTATAGGGAGTGAAATTGTAAGGCAGGTAGCGCTTTTTAAGCCATCACTAATTGTTGTTTTAGACCAGGCTGAAACACCGCTTTATGACATTGAACTTGAAATGAGAGAAAAATTCCCTCATATCGTTTTCAAGTTTGTCTTGGGAGATGTTTCAAACCAACATAGAATGGAGCCTTTATTCCAAACGTATAACTTCTCAATGGTATATCATGCGGCCGCTTATAAACATGTACCATTGGTTGAAGAAAATCCTCACGAAGCTATTTTTGTTAATATACTGGGGTCCAAAATTATTGCAAGACTATCCAGTAAATATAAAGTGAACAGATTCGTTATGGTATCTACAGATAAAGCTGTGAATCCCACTAACGTTATGGGCGCCTCAAAACGTGCCGCCGAACTTTTTGTACAGTCACTTCAGAATGTGGAAGGTAACGTTACTAAATTTATTACAACAAGATTTGGAAATGTATTAGGTTCTAACGGCTCTGTTATTCCTCATTTTAAAAAACAGATTGAAGCAGGTGGACCGGTGACGATTACCCATCCGGATATTGTGAGATACTTCATGACAATTCCTGAAGCCTGTGAACTGGTTCTTCAGGCCGGTACAATGGGAGAAGGTGGAGAGATTTTTGTTTTTGATATGGGAGAACCTGTTAAAATTCTCGATCTTGCGAGAAGAATGATAAAATTATCAGGATTCGAACCGAATATTGATATAAAAATCATCTATACGGGATTGCGACCAGGTGAAAAACTATATGAAGAACTCTTAAGTGATGATGCAAAAACACTTCCTACTCACAATGAGAAAATAATGATCTCTAAAGATCCTTCTATGGGATTTGAAGAAATAGATATGCTTACTAAACGAATTACAAAAGCTTCTTTAAGAAGGGATAAAGTAGAGGTAGTAAGAATCCTTAAAACAATAGTGCCGGAATTTAAAAGCAATAATTCTATATTTGAAGCACTAGATAAATAA
- a CDS encoding regulatory protein RecX, which produces MEKKSFTFEEIRQKVVNYCVYQDRCHAEVEQKMREFLLINEAKEEIILYLLKENYLNEERFTRSYIRGKFYIKHWGKNKIKMNLKQKQISERLMNSCFDEIDDSDYEKTIRKIFEDYYSRQTGLKEYQKKTKTIKYLMSKGFEYEKINDIFE; this is translated from the coding sequence ATGGAAAAGAAATCTTTTACTTTTGAAGAAATCAGGCAGAAGGTAGTCAATTATTGTGTTTACCAGGATCGCTGCCATGCAGAAGTAGAACAGAAGATGAGAGAGTTTCTGCTTATCAACGAGGCAAAAGAAGAAATCATCCTGTATCTGCTGAAGGAAAATTATTTAAATGAAGAACGGTTTACCCGAAGCTACATCAGAGGTAAATTTTATATCAAGCATTGGGGGAAAAATAAAATTAAAATGAATCTGAAGCAAAAACAAATCTCCGAAAGGCTGATGAATTCATGTTTTGATGAGATTGATGACTCAGATTATGAAAAAACAATCAGAAAAATTTTTGAAGATTATTATTCCAGACAGACAGGGTTGAAAGAATATCAAAAAAAAACCAAAACCATAAAGTATTTAATGAGTAAAGGTTTTGAATATGAAAAAATAAATGATATTTTTGAATAA